In [Clostridium] cellulosi, one genomic interval encodes:
- a CDS encoding two component transcriptional regulator, winged helix family (High confidence in function and specificity): MKSILVVEDEEAIREFIIINLKRSGYDVFEAGTGEDALRIYDENASKISIVLLDIMLPGIDGFAVCRKLREKSRTVGIIMLTARTQELDKVGGLMIGADDYVTKPFSPSELVARIDALYRRLEIDRESRQPEEIVSGIFTLNLKSRTLKKGDKPVELTQVEYQIMKYFMENPDTALSRSDILNHVWGEDYFGELKIVDVNVRRLRMKIEDEPSNPTHILTVWGYGYKWNAK, from the coding sequence ATGAAAAGTATATTGGTAGTTGAAGATGAAGAAGCAATCCGCGAATTTATAATAATCAATCTCAAAAGATCGGGCTATGATGTGTTTGAAGCTGGAACCGGCGAGGACGCGCTCCGCATTTATGATGAAAATGCGTCAAAAATCAGCATCGTCCTTCTCGACATAATGTTGCCCGGCATAGACGGTTTTGCCGTCTGCAGAAAGCTCAGAGAAAAGAGCCGGACCGTCGGTATCATTATGCTTACTGCACGCACGCAGGAGCTTGACAAGGTCGGAGGACTTATGATCGGCGCCGACGACTATGTCACGAAGCCGTTCAGCCCGTCTGAGCTTGTCGCGCGCATTGACGCGCTCTACAGAAGGCTCGAAATAGACCGCGAAAGCCGTCAGCCTGAAGAAATTGTCTCCGGCATATTCACCCTGAATTTAAAAAGCCGTACACTTAAAAAAGGTGACAAACCAGTTGAACTGACTCAGGTTGAATATCAAATTATGAAATACTTCATGGAAAACCCCGACACGGCGCTTTCGCGCAGCGATATTCTCAATCACGTCTGGGGTGAAGATTATTTCGGAGAACTCAAGATTGTTGACGTTAATGTGCGGCGCTTGAGAATGAAAATTGAGGATGAGCCGTCGAATCCGACGCACATTCTCACTGTATGGGGATATGGGTACAAGTGGAACGCAAAATAA
- a CDS encoding hypothetical protein (High confidence in function and specificity), which produces MLSRIKAAAICLLASAVAALTSGCTVIPADISELETPPKLSADQQAIVKALEAHIGDKPNFKFPLEGDYRSAFIMKDLDHDGTTNVIAFYSASGSSASSPHIAVLDKVGDSWQATCDISSEGNEIDSIEFGDFNGDGHDDMAVGWRTFNSTDLTLIVYTRTGKAFTKTKLGTFTKMKTLDMDGNGKTDILLFKLDSDIKQAAARLISFRNGKLTAVSSSPLDSTVTSYSGVYITKLKGGDNAVLIDGVKSENKFITEIIGYKNGQLISPLYDNDKHTVNSTMRFVDYRCTDIDKDGYVEVPMPVELPYVRNKDDTNKVWLVRWNIFDSASNTWTPKLSCLMNYNEGYYFKYPKKWDSNVTVSRQDGDSTWVFCEWDAKNNKYGKTLFSINVYSESIWNTISVNEPIYKIAEKNGTVYAVKFDQHKSDSEYALTLDEISSNFRLLY; this is translated from the coding sequence ATGCTCTCGCGAATAAAAGCGGCTGCCATTTGCCTTTTGGCATCTGCGGTAGCTGCGCTGACGTCCGGCTGCACGGTTATTCCCGCCGATATATCGGAACTGGAAACTCCCCCGAAGCTTTCGGCAGACCAGCAGGCCATAGTAAAAGCCCTTGAGGCTCATATCGGCGACAAGCCGAATTTTAAATTCCCGCTGGAAGGGGATTACCGCAGCGCTTTTATAATGAAGGACCTTGACCATGATGGCACAACTAACGTGATAGCTTTTTACAGTGCATCCGGCAGCAGCGCATCTTCACCTCATATTGCGGTGCTCGACAAAGTTGGAGACAGTTGGCAAGCCACCTGTGATATCAGCAGCGAAGGCAATGAAATCGACAGTATTGAATTCGGGGATTTTAACGGCGACGGGCACGACGATATGGCAGTCGGATGGCGGACTTTCAACAGTACAGATTTGACACTGATAGTCTATACAAGAACCGGAAAAGCATTTACAAAAACAAAACTTGGAACCTTTACCAAGATGAAGACCCTCGACATGGACGGCAACGGCAAGACTGATATCCTCCTTTTCAAGCTGGACAGCGATATAAAACAGGCAGCAGCACGCCTTATCAGCTTTAGAAACGGGAAACTCACGGCTGTGTCAAGTTCGCCCCTTGACAGCACCGTTACAAGCTATAGCGGCGTTTATATTACAAAGCTCAAGGGCGGAGACAACGCCGTATTGATTGACGGCGTAAAAAGCGAAAACAAATTTATAACTGAAATTATAGGCTATAAAAACGGACAGCTTATTTCACCTCTTTATGACAATGACAAGCACACAGTTAATTCCACAATGCGGTTTGTCGATTACAGATGCACTGATATAGACAAAGACGGTTACGTTGAAGTGCCTATGCCTGTCGAGCTGCCTTATGTGCGCAACAAAGATGATACAAATAAAGTTTGGCTCGTCAGGTGGAACATATTTGACAGCGCAAGCAATACCTGGACGCCAAAGCTGTCCTGCTTAATGAATTACAACGAGGGCTATTATTTTAAGTATCCGAAAAAATGGGACAGCAATGTAACGGTATCGCGGCAGGACGGCGACAGTACGTGGGTTTTTTGTGAATGGGACGCTAAAAACAATAAGTATGGCAAGACCTTATTCTCCATTAATGTTTACTCTGAAAGCATTTGGAATACAATTTCAGTCAATGAACCGATTTATAAAATTGCCGAAAAAAACGGAACGGTTTATGCCGTAAAGTTTGACCAGCATAAATCAGATAGCGAATATGCTCTTACTTTGGACGAAATAAGCAGTAATTTCAGGCTGCTTTATTAA
- a CDS encoding hypothetical protein (Family membership) — MDTKKFTLIVSLLTAAVCVMTIVYNFASMPAYGDGNAIAQPLYAVNSQPSSEPASSSVTSSEPGLNSSSTPSGSSKSTSRRAASESKGKTAGVININTATLSELDSLPGIGPTKAQAIIDYRNAHGSFKSVDELINVKGIGEATLNKIKPYVTT, encoded by the coding sequence TTGGACACAAAAAAGTTCACTCTGATAGTAAGTCTGCTTACGGCTGCAGTATGCGTTATGACGATTGTATATAACTTTGCCTCTATGCCCGCCTACGGCGACGGGAACGCTATAGCTCAGCCCCTATATGCTGTAAACTCTCAGCCGAGCTCAGAACCTGCGTCTTCATCAGTAACTTCGTCAGAACCGGGCCTTAACAGTTCAAGTACTCCGTCCGGTTCCTCAAAAAGCACATCCCGCCGCGCCGCGTCAGAATCAAAAGGAAAAACTGCGGGAGTCATCAATATAAATACTGCGACGCTCAGCGAACTCGACTCGCTGCCGGGTATCGGGCCGACAAAGGCACAGGCGATAATCGATTACAGGAACGCCCACGGTAGCTTTAAAAGCGTCGACGAGCTTATAAATGTCAAGGGAATCGGAGAAGCGACGCTCAATAAGATAAAACCGTATGTTACAACATAA
- the asnS gene encoding Asparagine-tRNA ligase (High confidence in function and specificity), which yields MERTLIKDLFNNPGTGGQEITVCGWVRTVRDSKSIGFIELNDGSSFKNLQIVFDTELENFTEIAKLGVGSSISVTGKVVLTPEARQPLEVHAQTIRVEGASLPTYPLQKKRHTLEYLRTIAHLRPRTNTIGAALRVRSVAAYAIHKFFQERGFVYVHTPIITGSDAEGAGEMFRLTTLDLQNPPRLEDGSIDFSKDFFGKSVNLTVSGQLEGEAMAMAFGQIYTFGPTFRAENSNTPRHAAEFWMIEPEIAFADLNDDMELARDMIKYVLKYVMDNCPDELEFFNKFIDKGLLERLNGVVNSEFDHLTYTEAIKILEKHKDKFEYPVFWGCDLQTEHERFLTEQVCKKPVFVTDYPKEIKAFYMRLNDDGKTVAAMDLLVPGVGEIIGGSQREERLDILSKRIDELGMRKEDYAWYLDLRRFGGTRHCGFGLGFERLIMYITGISNIRDVIPFPRTAGSAEF from the coding sequence ATGGAAAGAACACTTATAAAAGATCTATTTAATAATCCTGGGACCGGCGGACAAGAAATTACCGTTTGTGGCTGGGTCAGGACTGTACGCGATTCAAAAAGCATTGGTTTTATTGAGTTAAACGACGGAAGCTCTTTCAAAAACCTTCAGATTGTTTTCGACACAGAACTTGAGAATTTCACTGAGATAGCAAAGCTGGGCGTCGGCTCATCCATTTCCGTAACAGGAAAGGTCGTGCTGACTCCCGAAGCGCGCCAGCCTCTCGAGGTTCATGCGCAAACAATCAGAGTTGAGGGTGCATCACTCCCGACCTATCCTTTGCAGAAGAAACGGCATACGTTGGAATATCTGCGTACTATCGCTCACTTAAGGCCGAGGACAAATACTATAGGAGCGGCCCTGCGCGTGCGCTCTGTTGCGGCTTATGCAATACACAAGTTTTTCCAAGAGCGCGGATTTGTGTATGTTCACACGCCGATAATCACAGGCAGCGACGCAGAGGGCGCCGGTGAGATGTTCAGGCTCACAACGCTTGACCTTCAAAATCCGCCCCGCCTTGAGGACGGCTCAATAGATTTCTCAAAGGACTTTTTCGGCAAGAGCGTGAACCTCACTGTTTCAGGGCAGCTTGAGGGCGAAGCGATGGCGATGGCCTTCGGTCAAATCTATACATTCGGCCCGACTTTCCGCGCGGAAAATTCAAATACACCGCGCCATGCGGCTGAATTCTGGATGATAGAGCCTGAAATCGCCTTTGCGGATTTAAACGACGATATGGAGCTTGCCCGTGACATGATTAAATATGTCCTTAAATATGTTATGGATAACTGCCCGGACGAGCTGGAGTTTTTCAATAAATTCATTGACAAGGGACTTCTCGAGCGATTGAACGGCGTTGTCAACTCTGAATTTGACCATCTCACCTATACGGAAGCCATTAAGATACTCGAAAAGCATAAGGATAAGTTTGAATATCCGGTATTCTGGGGCTGTGACCTTCAGACCGAGCACGAACGCTTCCTGACGGAGCAGGTTTGCAAAAAGCCGGTATTTGTCACCGATTACCCGAAAGAGATAAAGGCGTTCTATATGCGTCTCAACGACGACGGCAAGACTGTCGCGGCGATGGACTTGCTGGTTCCGGGGGTAGGCGAGATAATCGGCGGTTCACAGCGTGAGGAACGGCTCGATATACTGTCAAAACGCATAGACGAGCTTGGCATGCGTAAGGAAGATTACGCTTGGTATCTTGACCTGCGCCGTTTTGGCGGCACACGCCACTGCGGATTCGGGCTTGGGTTTGAACGGCTTATCATGTATATTACGGGCATATCAAATATTCGTGACGTTATTCCGTTCCCGAGAACAGCGGGAAGTGCGGAATTCTAA
- a CDS encoding 1-(5-phosphoribosyl)-5-amino-4-imidazole-carboxylate (AIR) carboxylase (High confidence in function and specificity) encodes MDVKALLEAVKNGQISVAQAEEMLKGLPYDDMGFAMVDNHRKLRTGFAEVIFCQGKTPAQAAAIAKNLARGGGNVLATRAEPEHYDAIKGVLSGAVYNEAARTVYIEQTPPEKIGTVAVCTAGTSDIPVAEEAAVTAEAFGCDVTRIFDVGVAGIHRLFDKLDTIRKANVVIAVAGMEGALASVIGGLVERPVIAVPTSIGYGANFGGLSALLTMLNSCSAGVGVVNIDNGFGAGYLAGQINRLLHDKMTERGV; translated from the coding sequence ATGGACGTAAAAGCTCTTTTAGAGGCGGTCAAAAACGGTCAAATCTCCGTCGCACAGGCGGAGGAAATGCTCAAAGGGCTGCCGTATGACGATATGGGTTTTGCCATGGTGGATAATCACAGAAAACTGCGGACCGGTTTTGCCGAGGTGATTTTCTGCCAAGGCAAAACCCCCGCTCAGGCGGCAGCGATTGCCAAGAACTTGGCCCGCGGCGGCGGAAATGTGCTGGCGACGAGGGCCGAGCCGGAGCATTATGACGCCATAAAGGGCGTACTCAGCGGAGCAGTGTATAATGAGGCAGCGCGAACCGTTTATATAGAGCAAACACCGCCGGAAAAGATAGGCACAGTCGCTGTTTGTACGGCCGGCACGTCCGATATTCCAGTAGCGGAAGAGGCGGCGGTGACAGCGGAGGCTTTCGGGTGCGATGTTACCCGGATTTTTGATGTCGGCGTCGCCGGTATCCACCGGCTTTTTGACAAGCTCGATACCATAAGGAAAGCAAACGTCGTTATAGCGGTAGCCGGCATGGAGGGGGCTCTCGCGAGCGTCATCGGAGGCCTTGTCGAGCGTCCGGTTATTGCCGTCCCAACCAGTATAGGGTACGGCGCGAATTTCGGCGGGCTCTCGGCACTGCTGACCATGCTCAACTCCTGTTCGGCGGGGGTCGGCGTCGTCAACATCGATAACGGCTTCGGTGCGGGCTATCTCGCCGGACAGATAAATAGGCTTTTACATGACAAGATGACGGAAAGGGGTGTCTGA
- a CDS encoding UPF0272 protein (High confidence in function and specificity), which produces MSDIDGKTIYLDCSSGVSGDMFTGAMLDLGVDLQELKDALNSLGLSDFEISAGKTLKNGFTATKFNVAVRKDVHIHRHLSDIEEIIDKSTLKDSVKARAKKIFMTMAQAEGKVHGIPPEEVHFHEVGAADSIADIVSAAFCIDSLGAERIICSPLNVGGGTVKCMHGTLPVPAPATAEILRSAGIPFKITSPDNGELVTPTGAAILAVVCSGFGEMPEMTVEKIGLGAGERELSQPNVLRAFLGSLREDSPGDTVDVIETNVDDTTGEALGRCLEVLMEEGAADAYFTPIYMKKQRPAYMLTVLCDKSFTKRAAEIIFELTGSIGLRVRTSRRIIMQREIKHIKTKYGEIPVKFSSFGGVKKYKAEAENVQKSAKKYGVSPDKIYAEIIKQVEKN; this is translated from the coding sequence GTGTCTGACATAGACGGCAAAACAATTTACTTAGACTGTTCTTCAGGGGTCAGCGGCGATATGTTTACAGGCGCTATGCTTGACCTCGGGGTTGACTTGCAAGAACTTAAAGACGCCCTGAATTCGCTTGGACTCAGCGACTTTGAAATATCGGCTGGGAAAACATTAAAGAACGGTTTTACTGCTACAAAATTCAACGTAGCTGTCCGTAAAGATGTGCATATTCACAGGCACCTTTCCGATATTGAGGAGATAATTGATAAAAGCACCCTTAAAGATTCAGTCAAAGCCCGTGCAAAAAAGATTTTTATGACGATGGCGCAGGCTGAGGGCAAAGTCCATGGCATACCGCCGGAGGAAGTCCACTTTCACGAGGTGGGTGCGGCGGATTCCATTGCGGACATAGTGTCCGCCGCTTTTTGCATCGACAGTCTGGGAGCCGAACGGATAATCTGCTCACCGCTCAACGTCGGCGGCGGCACTGTTAAATGCATGCACGGCACACTGCCCGTTCCGGCGCCGGCAACAGCCGAAATCTTGAGAAGCGCCGGTATACCGTTTAAAATAACGTCTCCTGACAACGGCGAGCTTGTTACCCCGACGGGAGCGGCGATACTTGCCGTCGTTTGCTCTGGGTTCGGCGAGATGCCGGAGATGACGGTTGAAAAGATAGGGCTCGGCGCGGGTGAAAGAGAGTTGTCCCAGCCGAACGTCCTGCGGGCCTTTTTGGGAAGCCTGCGTGAGGACTCCCCGGGGGATACTGTCGACGTCATTGAAACCAATGTCGATGACACAACAGGAGAAGCACTCGGCCGCTGCCTTGAAGTGCTAATGGAAGAGGGGGCTGCTGACGCATATTTTACGCCGATATATATGAAAAAGCAGAGGCCTGCCTACATGCTGACGGTGCTGTGCGACAAAAGCTTTACAAAGCGCGCCGCAGAGATAATTTTTGAGCTGACGGGCTCCATTGGGCTGAGAGTCCGGACGTCAAGGCGCATAATCATGCAGAGAGAGATAAAGCATATAAAAACAAAATATGGCGAAATTCCAGTGAAATTTTCGTCATTCGGCGGTGTTAAAAAATATAAGGCAGAAGCAGAAAATGTCCAAAAATCCGCTAAGAAATACGGTGTTTCGCCGGATAAGATTTATGCCGAAATAATAAAGCAGGTTGAAAAAAATTAA
- a CDS encoding putative aminotransferase MSMEG_6286/MSMEI_6121 (High confidence in function and specificity) — protein MAEYASLSRKELCEIRDSLLKEYEDVKSKNLKLDMSRGKPGAEQLNLSLEVLDCINSSESCKAEGGVDCRNYGLLDGIPEAKRLFAEMLEVKPSEIIIGGNSSLNMMYDTVARAMTHGILGETPWCKLDKVKFLCPCPGYDRHFAITEHFGIELIPIEMKSDGPDMDAVQFYVENDESVKGIWCVPKYSNPEGITYSDEVVDRFAALNPAAKDFRIFWDNAYCVHHLTDKHDKLKNILEALRANGKENMVYIFGSTSKITFPGSGVAMMAASEENIASIKKQLAFQTIGPDKLNQLRHVRFFKNLKGIEEHMKKHAAIIKPKFDAVINALESELGGTGLAEWTNPRGGYFISVNTLDGCAKRTVELCKEAGVKLTPAGATYPYGIDPRDRNIRIAPTYPPLDELKVAAKLFCLCVKIAGIEKLLSAKKVTIGAQPVRV, from the coding sequence ATGGCTGAGTATGCTTCTTTAAGCAGGAAGGAGCTTTGTGAAATAAGAGACAGCCTTCTGAAAGAATATGAAGACGTTAAATCAAAAAACCTAAAACTCGACATGTCTCGCGGAAAGCCGGGGGCGGAACAGCTCAATCTGTCGCTTGAAGTCCTCGATTGCATAAACAGCAGCGAGTCTTGCAAGGCTGAAGGCGGAGTGGACTGTCGCAACTACGGGCTTCTTGACGGTATCCCAGAAGCGAAAAGGCTTTTTGCTGAGATGCTGGAGGTAAAACCTTCGGAAATCATTATCGGCGGCAATTCGAGTTTAAATATGATGTATGATACGGTGGCGCGCGCGATGACACACGGTATCCTCGGCGAAACACCGTGGTGCAAGCTCGACAAGGTTAAATTCCTGTGCCCGTGTCCCGGATATGACCGCCATTTCGCTATCACTGAGCATTTCGGAATAGAACTTATACCGATTGAGATGAAATCGGATGGACCGGATATGGACGCAGTTCAGTTCTATGTTGAAAACGACGAGTCTGTAAAGGGTATCTGGTGCGTTCCTAAATATTCCAACCCCGAAGGAATTACATATTCCGATGAGGTTGTTGACAGGTTTGCGGCGCTGAATCCTGCGGCGAAGGATTTCCGCATTTTCTGGGACAATGCATACTGCGTACATCATCTCACCGACAAACATGACAAGCTTAAAAATATACTTGAAGCGCTGCGTGCTAACGGGAAAGAAAACATGGTGTATATTTTCGGCTCGACGTCAAAGATTACATTCCCGGGTTCAGGTGTCGCAATGATGGCAGCTTCTGAAGAAAACATCGCTTCAATCAAAAAGCAGCTTGCCTTCCAGACAATTGGGCCGGATAAACTGAATCAGCTCCGCCATGTGCGTTTCTTTAAGAATTTAAAAGGCATTGAAGAGCATATGAAGAAGCATGCGGCGATTATTAAACCCAAATTCGACGCAGTTATCAACGCCCTTGAGAGCGAACTCGGCGGGACAGGGCTTGCAGAGTGGACGAATCCCAGAGGTGGTTATTTCATCAGCGTCAATACGCTTGACGGCTGTGCTAAGAGAACGGTTGAACTTTGCAAAGAGGCGGGCGTAAAACTGACCCCCGCGGGCGCAACTTATCCTTATGGAATTGACCCGCGCGACCGCAATATCCGCATTGCGCCGACCTACCCGCCGCTTGATGAACTGAAAGTAGCAGCAAAGCTGTTTTGCTTGTGCGTAAAGATTGCCGGGATTGAAAAACTTTTATCGGCTAAAAAGGTTACAATCGGTGCTCAGCCTGTAAGAGTATAA
- a CDS encoding cof family hydrolase (High confidence in function and specificity), translating to MKTLYLSDLDGTLLQRDEQLSDFTVKTINRLIEKGMMFSYATARSLSSASKVTGRLDIRLPVIINNGVFIKDPITGENLSAVTFSEEERAFAKEWFKKHGIFPIVYAFDGGAERVTYLKGSENEGKRHYLSSRKGDKRFRQAENTDELFRGEVYYYTCIGEKEELAPVFEHFAKDKRFRCVFQQEIYRPEYWCEIMPAGASKATALQRLKEMLNCDKIITFGDSANDIPMFEVSDECYAVENAVPELKEVADAVILSNTEDGVARWLCENFKL from the coding sequence GTGAAAACACTGTATTTATCCGATTTGGATGGGACACTGTTGCAGAGAGATGAGCAACTTTCCGATTTTACAGTTAAAACGATTAACCGCCTCATTGAAAAAGGCATGATGTTTTCATACGCGACAGCCCGGTCGCTTTCGTCGGCGTCCAAGGTCACTGGGCGTCTGGATATCCGCTTGCCTGTAATTATTAACAACGGGGTATTTATAAAAGACCCTATTACAGGTGAAAACTTGTCTGCGGTTACCTTTTCAGAGGAAGAAAGAGCCTTTGCCAAAGAGTGGTTCAAAAAGCATGGCATATTCCCGATTGTCTATGCCTTTGACGGCGGCGCCGAGCGCGTGACATACCTTAAAGGCAGTGAAAACGAGGGCAAACGCCATTACCTTTCATCGCGAAAAGGGGACAAGCGGTTCAGGCAAGCCGAAAATACAGATGAGCTGTTTCGGGGCGAGGTGTATTACTATACTTGTATAGGTGAAAAGGAAGAACTCGCGCCTGTTTTTGAACACTTTGCCAAAGACAAAAGGTTCAGGTGCGTCTTTCAACAGGAAATATACCGGCCTGAATATTGGTGTGAGATCATGCCTGCCGGCGCGTCAAAAGCGACCGCACTGCAGCGCCTTAAAGAGATGTTAAACTGCGATAAAATTATTACATTCGGCGACTCTGCAAACGATATACCGATGTTTGAAGTATCGGATGAATGTTACGCGGTCGAAAACGCCGTTCCGGAACTGAAAGAAGTGGCCGACGCTGTGATTTTATCGAACACAGAGGACGGTGTGGCGCGGTGGCTTTGCGAGAATTTTAAGTTGTAA
- a CDS encoding protein of unknown function DUF1121 (High confidence in function and specificity), with protein sequence MDKFARENLMLRIRKTIENLKKNKMDAYYVETKEDALKKAAEFIKDGDTVSVGGSMTLFETGIIDYLRCGRFNFLDRYKEGLTKEEIEKIYRDSFFADAYFVSTNAITEEGELYNVDGRGNRVSAMIFGPKSVIVIAGYNKIVSNREAAIERVRKIAAPANAARLSCATPCAKVGECMDCRSDARICCSYVFLGQQREKGRIKVIIVGEPLGY encoded by the coding sequence ATGGACAAATTCGCAAGGGAAAATCTCATGTTGCGTATTCGTAAAACAATAGAAAATCTGAAAAAGAACAAGATGGACGCATATTATGTTGAAACAAAAGAGGACGCACTGAAAAAGGCCGCCGAGTTTATCAAAGACGGTGACACAGTTTCCGTCGGCGGCTCTATGACATTGTTTGAGACCGGCATAATAGATTATCTGCGCTGCGGCCGTTTCAATTTCCTTGACAGGTATAAGGAAGGGCTGACAAAAGAAGAAATTGAAAAAATCTACCGTGACTCGTTTTTTGCGGACGCTTATTTTGTCAGTACCAACGCTATTACTGAGGAAGGCGAGCTATACAACGTCGATGGGCGCGGGAACCGCGTTTCAGCGATGATATTCGGGCCGAAAAGCGTCATCGTTATAGCGGGCTACAACAAAATTGTTTCCAACAGGGAAGCCGCAATAGAACGCGTCAGGAAAATCGCGGCTCCGGCAAATGCGGCACGCCTTAGCTGCGCCACTCCTTGTGCCAAAGTCGGCGAATGTATGGACTGCAGAAGCGACGCCAGAATTTGCTGCAGCTATGTATTCCTCGGACAGCAAAGGGAAAAGGGACGCATAAAGGTAATTATCGTCGGCGAACCGCTGGGGTATTGA
- a CDS encoding hypothetical protein (Family membership), which translates to MLFIVLVTTQDNVGGVEVYCNNCGAEIREGSTICPHCGEPVSNLPRSWRKKQKKRIKASYLNRTQTADQSKKVYSKRKKIAIVASALQALIVVIAASAAINHTYSIKGTAERLESALKSKNVNMVARVTGLDKEMASEFVNSYDDSILDELDELKLGNYNGDNFKLTKKNFLWLNIYKISVKTYKCRIKTNLCPISIYEGTSLVDYLIEEEGTITITPGKHRLVAEYYRGNLIQSLSQTVNTSGEKSANFIFDKLQIGVGEKFKDAEVYINGEDTKKAVSSYEKVIDNYYIPFSNGDKVQLEMQFPWGKLKTKEFTKGTNSIKFLPDEKTKQLVMDTIVTCNKSIVDAKKARDANKANGLTGYAKEYVQRFIDNMKKYEEYYHGGIEKIDFDLDSFTLSDDSDFSQKDYDLYNCSNT; encoded by the coding sequence ATGCTATTTATCGTTTTGGTTACGACCCAAGATAATGTTGGAGGCGTTGAAGTGTATTGTAATAATTGCGGTGCGGAAATAAGAGAAGGAAGTACTATATGTCCGCATTGCGGTGAGCCTGTGAGCAATCTTCCACGCAGTTGGCGTAAAAAACAAAAAAAGCGAATAAAAGCTTCGTACCTTAATCGAACTCAAACGGCGGACCAATCTAAGAAAGTTTACTCTAAGCGAAAGAAGATAGCCATCGTAGCCTCGGCGTTGCAAGCTCTTATTGTGGTCATTGCTGCTTCTGCTGCAATCAATCACACGTATAGTATAAAGGGTACTGCGGAACGCCTTGAGAGCGCATTAAAATCAAAGAATGTGAATATGGTCGCAAGAGTTACTGGGCTTGATAAAGAGATGGCGTCCGAGTTTGTAAACAGTTATGATGATTCTATTTTAGATGAACTTGATGAACTGAAATTAGGCAACTATAATGGCGATAATTTTAAACTGACAAAAAAGAATTTTCTGTGGCTAAACATCTATAAAATCAGCGTAAAAACATATAAGTGCAGGATTAAAACCAATCTTTGCCCAATATCCATTTATGAAGGTACCAGTTTAGTAGACTATCTCATCGAAGAAGAGGGAACGATAACAATAACCCCGGGAAAGCATAGGCTTGTGGCAGAGTATTATCGCGGTAATTTGATTCAGTCATTAAGCCAAACTGTCAACACCTCAGGAGAAAAATCAGCCAATTTCATTTTTGACAAATTGCAAATTGGTGTTGGGGAAAAATTTAAAGACGCAGAAGTTTATATAAACGGCGAGGATACAAAAAAGGCGGTCTCAAGTTATGAAAAAGTAATTGACAACTATTATATCCCGTTCTCTAATGGCGATAAAGTTCAGCTTGAAATGCAATTCCCGTGGGGTAAGCTTAAGACAAAAGAATTTACCAAAGGGACAAATAGTATCAAATTTTTGCCTGATGAAAAAACTAAGCAGTTAGTTATGGATACCATCGTCACCTGTAATAAGTCAATCGTAGACGCTAAGAAGGCAAGGGATGCAAATAAGGCAAATGGCTTGACAGGTTATGCTAAAGAATATGTTCAGAGATTCATCGATAACATGAAGAAATATGAAGAGTATTATCATGGCGGAATTGAGAAAATTGATTTTGACCTCGACAGCTTTACTCTTTCAGACGATTCAGACTTCAGCCAAAAGGATTATGACTTATATAACTGTTCAAACACGTGA